The genomic stretch GCTGAGAGCGGCCAGGGAGCAGCACACCTACCCGGGACATGTCAACAGTATCAGCCGCAGACACCCAGCAGGTCAGCACGGTCCGACATCTACACAGACAGTCTATAGGCAGCAGACCGTTAACTGGTAGGAGCTGTCAGTGTCACAGCAGGATAGTTGGCTTTATGTAGACTAGTTATGTAGACTACTCAGCTTTATGTAGACTAGTCAGCTTTATGTAGACTGGTTATGTAGACTAGTTAGCTTTATGTAGACTAGTTATGTAGACTAGTTATGTAGACTAGTTAGGTTTATGTATACTAGTTAGCTTTATGTAGACTAGTTATGTAGACTAGTTAGGTTTATGTATACTAGTTAGCTTTATGTAGACTGGTTATGTAGACTGGTTATGTAGACTAGTTATGTAGACTAGTTATGTAGACTAGTTATGTTTATGTAGACTAGTTAGCTTTATGTAGACTGGTTATGTAGACTAGTTATGTAGACTAGTTAGGTTTATGTATACTAGTTAGCTTTATGTAGACTGGTTATGTAGACTGTTATGTAGACTAGTTATGTAGACTAGTTATGTAGACTAGTTATGTAGACTAGTTAGGTTTATGTAGACTAGTTAGCTTTATGTAGACTAGTTATGTAGACTAGTTATGTAGACTAGTTATGTAGACTAGTTATGTAGACCAGTTATGTAGACCAGTTATGTAGACTAGTTATGTAGACTAGTTAGGTTTATGTAGACTGGTTATGTAGACTGGTTAGCTTTATGTAGTCTACATAAAGCTAACCAGTCTACATAAAGCCGACAAGTCTACATAAAGCTGAGTAGTCTACATAAAGCTAACAAGTCTACATAAAGCTGAGTAGTCTACATAAAGCTAACAAGTCTACATAAAGCCAACCAGTCTACATAAAGCCAACCAGTCTACATAAAGCTAACAAGTCTACATAAAGCCAACCAGTCTACATAAAGCCGAGTAGTCTACATAAAGCTAACAAGTCTACATAAAGCTAACAAGTCTACATAAAGCTAACCAGTATACATAAAGCTGACTAGTCTACATAAAGCTGACTAGTCTAAATAAAGCTGACTAGTCTACATAAAGCCAACTAGTCTACATAAAAACGACAAGTCTACATAAAGCTGACTAGTCTACATAAAGCCAACTAGTCTACATAAAGCCGACTAGTCTACATAAAGCTGACTAGTCTACATAAAGCCAACAAGTCTACATAAAGCTGACTAGTCTACATAAAGCCGACAAGTCTACATAAAGCTAACCAGTCTGGTTAGCTTTATGTagacttagttagctttagagAAGACTGCAGCTACCAAAAAAAGGTGCCAGTACCCCGTTTCAGCTGTTGCATGACATGATCATCGCATGTGTCTTGGATATATTtagatgtatgtatgtatatatatatatatatatatatatatatatatatatatataccacttCAAATTTGTGTATGCATTGCATTACATGGTTAATAAAAGACTTCTTATATAGCTatttatacaaatcaaattgtgcacaaatataatattgcacacatacagtatgctacATTAAAACCAATTGATGAATCTGTTGGCCTACAGATTACATTTGATAATGAGAAGGAATACAACAGACAAGGCCATAATGTGTGGACAAGACTGCATTTATTGAGCTCCAATGATGCAGTCATATCACCATGTGGTAGGCTACACCATGTCAAATCAACATAAATTGGGTGTAACTGaaaacttatatatatatatatgtgtgtgtgtgtgtgtgtgtgtgtgtgtgtgttttatgtgtatatatatatatatatatacacacacacacacacacacactgtatgtgtgtacacaagatgtatatatatatatacacactgtataaatatatttgtgtgtgtgtgtgtgtatatatatacacacacacacacactactgtatgtgtttacacaaggtgtatatatatatatacacacacaccgtataaatatatatatatatatatatatatatatatatatatatatatactcagtTACTGTATATCCAGATCTGCATTGGTCAGCTCTTAACATCCAGTCTAAAAACTCAACATGAATGCTGTTAACTTTTATTAGATCTTGATTACCATCTATAGGAGGTTCACATCTGCTTCTTCTTCCAGAACAGCAGCAGCCTGCTCCAGCCATCGATGGAGTTTTTGGGAAGGACTGGTGCATGGATCTGTGGAGAGAAGAGAAACTCCCCTCTCAAAGGAAAGAGACGGTGGAGCCTGCTGCTATGACGAGCATGGGGCCGCAGGTCAGTGACTCATCCACCAACTGGTTTCCAATGCAGTCTGACCGAATGATGTGTTCAAAGCTGATTTGTCACATGTCTTGTTGGCAGGCAATAGACCTAATGGAGAGAGAGCCTGATCTCATCTTTGTCAAGGAGGAGATATATGATGACCATCCTATTGGCCAGCACATGAGGCTCACAGATAACAGAAAAAGTAAGATTGGAtttaaatctaatctaatcattATAATCCAGATAGTTTCTGTGATTTAACTGCTTTTGTTCTCATTCGACAGTTGTTGGGATTTTTGACGAGGACAGCATgcttcacagatctgtcgatgaGCTGCAGCTTCACTCCGGGGAGTTAAATAACTTCCCCATGACGGCCGACAGTCAAGCACTACAACGCACTCAGCCAACAATTATGGACAAGCTGATAGACGACGCAACAATGAGCACTCTGGTTGACAACACACATCCTCCCTCAGTCACCGCCGACTACTCTATAGACTACACGAACAGTATGCACATGAATGCAACCAAAGAACTCATGATTCAGTCAAAAACTGTGAAGCCGATTAAGCGGTTCGAGTGCTTATTCTGTGGGAAACTATTCAACTATTTGAGCAGTTTGAAAGTCCACATCCGGCGACACTCTGGCGAGAAGCCGTTCAGTTGCACGGTCTGCGGGAAGCGGTTTGCTCAGAAAACGTACCTGAAGCTGCACCAGCGCGTGCACTCGGGGGAGAAGCCCTACAGCTGTCCAGACTGTGGCAAGAGCTTCTCCCAGAAGAGCTCTCTGAACATACATCTGCGAACACACACCGGCGAAAAGCCTTACAGCTGTGTGGATTGTGGGAAATGTTATGCATACAAGTACGGTTTAAATCACCACCAGTGTTTCAATTGACTGATCAAACCGCACGTCTAACTCTGATCTGCTACTTCTACTGAAGTGCTCTCTGTATTACTCAAAGTGTTACAACGTGTCTATACGAAACTCAAGATTTGAAATACTCCCATCTTGTCAAAGAAAGGCTTATTTTATAGCCTGTATGGTTAACGGTGCTGCTGTAAAATCTTAGtttgtttgatgtgtttttagctTTATTGCTAAGAGAAATGCTGCAGCAGCCAAACAAGGGTACAGAGAATATTACGTCCTTTGTAGTCTACTATTTGAATTGCTGGGATTCAGTTTATTTAGGGGGTTCATTGTTAAATTTGTGATGCCCTCAACAAGCCTTTaaaaaggtacagtatgtaggatttggggacatctagtggtgtggttgcagattgcatccaactgaatacccctccccTCACTGagactgtggtaatgtgagccgccgagtgcaaaaccgcggtaacgccgttcgccttgctcagaggtcgtcaccataataacactactttagggcCCAGatacaccaacccgacatcaaagaacaagCGGCGACAAAGGCCACCAGTTACGTTACCTCACGtcgtttttgttttggccaaaaagttgcactggaacacaccacaaagactaaaGCCGACAGCCAACTACTACGTACATTCAACgtctgcgtgagatgaaatagctctccataccagcaggcggcggtagtacatgaaacaaagcagcgtctgtcgaccagatggccatgtcactgtgaaaatatccatgtattaggatgatcagatgagatgaagatgaacaatGAGAAGGGCCTTcggtgtttttcctcttgactttactcgttggctagctttcctcacgtccgtttctcttctcgtgcactgattcctTTAAGCTGAAccaccaatcagagtgatttctctcaccgacagcctccgccaccgccaccgccgctgattcaacatgctgaatcagacgaaaaaactccaacacgggcagactagagccggcGGTGCGGGATACACTgaaaaaaactaggccgacagaggGTCACGGaaggccgaccgtcggcttggtgtgtcagagcCTTAAGGAGCAATAgcagtcagacggcggctggtggtaccacggttttgaactctgcggctcacgttaccacagtttcacaagcgtgtcggagaactacggtgaccttcagCTAACTTAAAAacacgaaaggctctctctagagccagtgtttggtttgtccgttctggactgctgtaaaaacatggtgtactccatgaagaggacccgctccctatgtagatatgaagggctcattctaaactaacgaaaacacgattcttagtttcatagttatgaatattatattccatttctgctaatagatccccgaaatgttacacactgttcctttaaagtcaGTTTCACATCAGTATTGATAAGCGTCATGGATCAGATGACATATTTGCTGTGACAAAAATACTTCCACTTTATACTCTGCATGTTGTCATACGGTTAGGGGTAACGTATTATACCTCAGTTTCATATATTTCATGCCACAAAAGGCCTGTGTCAAATAATGCCAAAATACTTACTTTGGACAAGTGCTCCATTGTTTGCACACATGTAGCATAAACCTTCAGAACTACCTCTTCACAACAATGTAGAAGTCAAACAAGTCTCACCACTGCTTTATATTTCACACGTCATGCCTCTTTTCTTGGTATTTAACTGTCTCTTTGAAAAAACACGACTGTTTAAAGTGTTGTTGAAATGGTGTTACTGtttgaaataaatgtatttgtatggCTGCATCATAAAAATTGTGTTGTCAATGTACAGTCAAGCcaaatttctgtgttttttttctaaatgtgaaTCATTTCTGTTCAAGAAATCATATATTTTATTCTGTACTGAACCGTCATCTCACCTACACAGACCAATATGTACTACGCAGCTATTTTGCCTGACAGATGATCCCCTGAACAGACCACACTGAACTGCCCAAGAAAGAAATCTCACACCTGCATGCTCCTTCCAGCCCCATCACATGTTCATTGTTCAGACTGTCAAAGTTGTAAAGGCTTAAAAACTTTAAGTTCAAGGCAACTTTGGTTTAGattagacaaaaaaataattcatacTTTAAAAAAGGAGTTATATCAAATAAAGGTTTATTCAAATGGCAATTCATGTGTTTTATTGTAAAGACACAAACAACTAAAACACCGACGTGCTTACCGcttaaataaatggaaaaaactTTATTAAAAGTACTACCGTACAGACTACAAGTTATTAAAGACATCTACCCTGACACTAATGTGAGAAGTAGCACATGACGCATTCAGATAAATAAAGCTATTCAGTCCCTGACAGGTTTTAGAGGGTAACTTCTGTGTTTCAAAGAAAAATCCTATCTTTCTATTACAGAAGCAATTCCTAAAGTCATGACTGTGTCCTATCCTATCTCAGACCTGCTATCTTATCTTAAGATATCCTAACTGTACATTTGATTCTTTAATCAGCACAGGTCCTGTCATGCCTGTATCTTTGATAAGAATGCACCGCTGGTAGGCTACTCGAGATGGACAAGACAAGATATCAAAGACGGGCGTTCAACTTTTGTTACGAGGAGTTGGACGCATGACTCGTAAatggtggaggagaggaaacaccacctttttttatcaattaaacaattaattaattaattgtctTGGcagttgatatatatatatatatatatatatatacccattAATACATGGCCTGGGAATTGTGTCATACAATTTTAATCGCCTTTCAATCATTATATTTCGCTGTTCACGTCGTTCCCCATCTTCATTGTCATTGCAGATCTAGCAACAGTTCTGCTGCCATTTTTGGCAGttattttgaattcaggacGTCTTAACTTAGTATTCCTAACTTGGGAAATCTGTAAGTTAGGACGCTTCTGTAATAGCAAAATTCTTATCCTAAGATAAAATAGGATTTAATGCAGTTAGTAAACATGCTACTGTAATACCAaacatccaaaatgtcatcCTAAACTGAGATAAGATAGGAAGTTTATGTAATGAGGcccctggaccctattttcacatgtttttgtgtctaagtgactaattgggacaacattttctgaaactggtccagtattgggggagagcgctgtagatggcagctgcaatgtggtgctattggggcaagctagcaacgtcatttacgtccacctaaagtgctgtttttttctttcttggaGAACGCTATAACCGGCAGCTGCGAAACAAGCCGCGcgggcaagtgagcagcatcaATGTACCATTACGTCCACTATGTCTTTGGCAGATTGTtcttataagtgtctgacaacattaaggaaaggaccctacagagaaataaaaaaatgttcttaCCTTGCGCTTGATcaggtctgtttgtttttgtgtccaagtcccgcttaaggagaagtctcgttgtgaaatctgaatatccgtatactttggctcaaataaatatgggCAGCcgtcgaattcaaagacctcatccacattgtggaaatcatctaaatattcagccatgacactgaaaatattttagctgacactaagctacgctttctgtagtCTTCCGGAAACAAGTCACCTGGCTAGATTTCaaaacgagacttctccttgagcgagactctttctataatgtcagacacttaaaataacaatcagagcctgtaatggcaaaaaacaagcaggtttagtggacgtaaatgacggtgccagcttgccccaatagcaccatattgtaGCCtttgagcagctgccgtctacagcgctctccctcaatactggaccaatttcagaaatgttgtccctattagtcaccaCAACATGGGAACataaggtccaggttgaaaaataccaaagttaccctttaaacctttaaggTGTCTCCTATCTATGGGatctcattgtttctgtgtgcCAGTAAATGATGGTTGAGGTTGACCTTTTGCGTGAACGTCTTCCCACATTTACCACAGTGGTACGGTCTCTCTCCAGTATGGATACGGAGGTGACACTTCAGATTGCCTTTCTGGCTGAACCCTTTCCCACATAGGCCGCACGTGTGTGGTTTCTCTCCCGTGTGGATGAGGTAGTGAATACTCAGAGCCGATGGGTTTGCGAAGGTCTTCCCGCAGACCTCACATGacttactgtctgtctgagagAGGACTTGAGGCACGCAGGTGTGAGACTTGAACTTGTTCTTGTAATGAAAATGTTGCTTACAAATGTGGCAAAAGTTGGACTTGTGTGACTTCATGTGTAGCGTTAGAGTGCCCTTGTGGAAGAACGTCCGGTCACATATTTGACAAGTGAACTTGTTTTTGTCTGGATCTCTGGCGGTTTCTACATTAAGCATATTAAAGTGTGAATCTTTCTCCAGAGCAGTGCTGTTTTCACAGTCGTCTGCAGATAAAGTGTGCAGTTTGTCGTGGCTGGGTCCACCTGCAGAGTTCATCAGTGGCTCTTGATGACTTTCTTCAACGAATTGTAAATCAtagtcatcctcctcctcctcttcaatTGGAATGATGTGAGTGCTGAAGGTCTCCTCTGTGTCACTAATGGATATCAGCTGCACGGTCGGTTCTTCAACACCACCTGCACACACAACCGGTTCTCCAGCCTGATAAACTGACAGGCTGCAAGCGCTGCCATCGGCCGAGTAACCGACTGACAGTAGCTCTGGCTCCTCAGCCATGCTTTCTTCATGTTCTGTTGCATAAAAATACAAAGTCAAAACACTCTAAAAGCATCTAAAGCGGTTACATCTGCGTTGTGTATTCCTTCATGCCAACGCTCCTTCACTCTCTCACCTTCCATACTGAGTGTTTCCTGCTGGAAGCTGCTAGTCACGTCCTCCACATCCTCCTCTTTGATCTCAGTCACAGTGATTTGGTTGGACAGCGTCGCCacatactgaaaaaaaaatggaaaaagtcaaaatgttaaAGTGTTCAGGAACATTTTCTGTGACAGCAATGCTTTACAAgactagagctgaaatgatcagTCGAGTAGTCAAACGGCGGAAAATTAATCGGCagcaattttgataattgattaattcttTATGTCAATAATCAaggaaaaaaggtaaaaagcttctctggttccagcttctcaaatgtggtGATTTGCTGCTTCTCTCTTCATTATAGCTTTGTAAATTAAATCTCTCTGGGTTTTGGACAGATGGttggaaaaaacataaaaaatataaaacaataacaataatggaAAATAAGTTTTGAGCTTTTTCCTAAAGTTATCAACAGAAGTTGCTTGTCTTATTTGTGTTGGGAGTTTGTACCAAACCCTTGGTACATAACAACAGAAGGCTGCTTCACCTGTTTGTAAGTCATTTTTAGTACATTGAGCAAATCAGCGTTAGATGACCTAAGGGAACAGTTTGGAACATACCTAGATAAACAATAGGAGATGTGTGAAGGTGCTACACCATTTAAGGTTAACGTTACAGGTAGCCAGTGTAACGCTAGTACTGGTGTAATATGTtctcttttcctgttttttgttCAAATTCTTGCTGCTGTGTTTTGTACAAGTTGCAgccttttaatgttttttaggTAACCCAGTATAGAGTGCATTACAGTAATCTAGACAAGAAAATGCAAAAGCATGGGTCAAATTTTTGGCATTTTCCAAAGAGGGGTAGGGTTGAACTCTTGCAATATTTCTTAAATGATAAAAAGCCATCTTTGTAATGTTGTTATGTGATTTAAAATTCAGCCCAGAGTTAGGAATAACacccaggttttttttttacttcagacTTATTCTTTATTAGATGTTTTATAGACAAAAGTTGTAGGATTTCttatattttatgatttattgatttgtcAAAAAAACTTAACATTGTTAAATGCAGCCCTTgatgtcacatacagtatgtgttgtttTCACTtgcatattaatattaaattattattccaAGGTGTACGGTTTTTGAGATGCTTTTACCATTATTTCCTGTGgttttatttacattatatacaatattatttTCCTGAATTTGTATTTCCTAAATTTGTTGAATATTGACATTATATAACGACATgaatatacacatttataacATAAATAACATGGTTCAGACATTTATCAGGACATCTATACACTCTCTCCCTCAATTATGGTTACTTTTCAATATGCATTTGCAGAGTTTTCCATTGCAACAAGAAGAACAAGGGCATTTTTTATGATTAGTTTGAATACTTTACATTTAAACCTGCATATTAGCTGCTCTACTGCATGTTGGAAGCCTGTAAACACTTGTTTATTGCTCTAACATCTTCTTCTTACCTCCTCAGAGGACTGTGGGGAGTCTCTCTGCAGACTATAAGGGTCTCTGTCTTTCCACAGATTCATGCACCAGTCTTTTCCAAAGATCCCCTCTATGGTGGGCGACCCAGACACTGAAGGGAAGTCAAACAATAAGAGAACAACACATCAGAAACAATGCAGATGGTCTCTCTCTATTCAAACCATGTGAGCTTGTTGGTCACAGTGTAAACAGAAGTACCATGAGCGTCCCCGTCTCTGTGGCAGACAGTTTGTACACCTACGCTGCGATAACTTTTACACAACGACCCGGGCGGCTCGTCGCTTCTCCCGGTGGCCGCCAGCTCGCTCTCCAGACCGGTCACCTGCTCCTCCAGAGCGGAGTTAGCACCGAGGAGCTGAGACAGACCCAGCCGGAGCTCCGCAGAGTCCTCGTCCACCAGCTTGCAGATCTGACTCAGAGCGGACCGGGCCATCGTCTCCAGGATGGAGGAGAGCTGCGAGTGAAAGGGAAGACGGCTCGACATCTTTAAAACCGTCTGAGACAACCAGCTAgaagataaaacaaaacaatacaagAGGCGAAGCTGCTGCCAGTTTGAGCTCACGGGTTTCTCCACGAAGCGGGAcctaaataaatgtagcaaCCCGTGACGTGTTTCCGGCGGATGTACCCGGTTAGTTgcgctttatttatttatttatttaagtttttatttatttattattattttttatttatttattgaagataattcatttacaaacattaaggcattgtaatctaatctcaatacttctaacatacaaggcacaattggataggaaagataacttaaattataaaaaaaataatataataacaaaaataaaagagggtagaaaataattaaaggaacaaaaaaagaaatgcataaataaataaataagccacAAAGCTTCCTGGTTTGCGAGTGAaacagttgtgttttctgtaataATTTAACATAAATCACCAAACACCATTTCCTCCAAGTAGATGTTGTAATTTATTTAGGTCAGAGAGGGAATCAAAatcttggagtttacatttaatttttttttcctaatttcttcatattatgtgctacattgtagcaggaaatgttgctctgtctccacctgtctctgtggacagagctgacaCAGCCTGTAATACTGTCTGTGACAACCATCTTCACCAGCTAAAGATAATAAAATTCAAGAGGCAACAGTACAATCAAAgaacattatattattaatctgatTATTCTCTTAGCTAAATTTCAAATACATGAAGCCAAATTTAGTAAATCTAAACCttcattttttgtatttgaagatgaaaccaaacaatacattaaattgattCTCTCCTCCGAAACAAAAAAGCTATTAAGACGGTAACTTTATGCACctcctttaatatatttatctaaatgtttattttccctGGCTTTGTACTTGTAAGCTGTTTATCCCCTGGcatctgttattttgtcttgtTGATCCTTTTACAGTTTTGCACATGTTTTTGTAATTTAACCTGTATGACCAGTCTGTGAAATAAaggcaataaatatatatatttttttaattcaagagGTGAAGCTGCAGCTGATTTGAGCTCACGGTTTCCTCTTGAAGCGGGAcctaaataaatgtagcaaCCGTGACGTATTTCCGGCGGATGTAACCGGTCAGCTGCGCTTTATTACAAAGCTTCCTGTTTCTGCGAGTGAAACAGATGTTTTCTCTGATAATTCAACATAAATACGTGCTGTTTTTTATCTCGTATGAACGCGTAGTTAAGTAGAAAGGATCCGGTACAACTACAGCTGCTAACATGAACACAGAAAAGGACTTTTCTCCTCTGACGCCGAACATCGTCCGAGCTTTGAATGACAAACTGTACGAGAAGAGGAAAGTCGCAGCTCTAGAGATTGAGAAGCTGGTTCGGGAGTTTGTGGCTCAGAACAACTCCACTCAGATCAGACATGTCATCCAGATCCTGGCCTCGGAGTTTGCTCTTTCCCAGCACCCCCACAGCCGTAAAGGGGGTCTCATTGGCCTGGCAGCTTGCTCCATCGCCCTGGGCAAAGACTCAGGTCTGTATCTGAAGGAGCTCATTGAGCCTGTCCTCACGTGCTTTAATGACTCAGACAGCCGTTTGCGTTACTACGCCTGCGAGGCTCTGTATAACATAGTGAAGGTGGCCAGGGGGGCTGTGCTGCCCCACTTCAACCTCCTCTTTGACGGGCTCAGCAAGCTGGCGGCAGACCCAGACCCCAATGTGAAGAGCGGGTCTGAACTCCTGGACAGACTCCTGAAGGACATCGTGACAGAAAGCAACAAGTTTGACTTGGTGGCGTTTGTGCCCCTGCTCAGAGAGAGAATCTACTCCAATAACCAATACGCTCGCCAGTTTATTATATCCTGGATCCACGTCCTGGAGTCGGTGCCGGACATCAATTTGTTGGACTACCTCCCCGAGATCCTGGACGGGCTCTTCCAGATTCTGGGCGACAACAGCAAGGAGATCCGCAGGACGTGCGAGGTGGTGCTCGGGGAGTTTCTGAAGGAGATTAAGAAGACGCCGTCCAGCGTGAAGTTCGCGGAGATGGCCAACATCCTCGTCATCCACTGCCAGGTCGCGGATGAAGCGAAGCTCACCAACGACCTGATCCAGCTGACGGCGATGACCTGGATGAGAGAGTTCATCCAGCTGGCGGGCAGAGTGGTTCTGCCGTACTCCTCTGGCATCCTGACCGCGGTGCTGCCGTGCCTCTCCTACGACGACAGAAAGAAGAACACCAAAGAAGCAGCCAGCGCCTGTAATCACAGTCTGATGAAGCTGGTGACGCCTGAGGATGACGAGGATGAAGAGGCGAAAAATGGAAGTGCGGGGTCGCCGTCCAGGGAAGACGGCCAACCTAAGACGGAGGCAGACGGCAACGATATGCTCAACGCATCGCAAGAATCTGTCGGTTTCAGTAACATCAGCTTCTTCACTCCAGCGAGCGCCGACAGGCCTCAGGTGACTCTGGACCTGGACGGTATCGTTCAGGTGTTGGACCGACACCTCCACGACTCCTCAACTGGCATGATGACCCGCATAGCCGTGCTCAAATGGCTCTACCACCTCTACATCAAGACGCCGCGCAAAATGTTCCGCCACACAGACAGCCTGTTTCCCATGCTGCTGAAAACGCTGTCGGACGAGTCGGACGAGGTGATACTGAAAGATCTGGAGGTGTTGGCTGAGATAGCGTCGTCTCCCGCCGGCCAGACGGACCAAGTCGGCTCCTGCGACAGCACCGACAACAAACTGGAGCTCAAGGTCCCGGAGAGCGCCAAGACGGGACAGCAGCCCAAAGCAGCGGACTCGTCCCCCTCCACTCCCAGCATGAACTCCTATTTCTACAAGTTTATGATCAACCTGCTGAAACGCTTCAGCCTGGAGAGGAAGCTGCTGGAGAACAGAGGGGCGTTTATCATCAGGCAGCTCTGTCTGCTGCTTCACGCCGAGAACATCTTCCACTCCATGGCCGACATCCTGCTGAAGGAGGAGGATCTCAAATTCGCCTCCACCATGGTTCAGACGCTCAACACCATCTTGCTCACCTCGGCCGAGCTCTTCCAGCTGCGCAACCAGCTGAAAGACCTTCGCACTCCGGAGAGCTGCGCTCTGTTCTGCTGCCTGTATCGCTCCTGGTGCCACAACCCCGTGGCCACTGTGTCGCTCTGCTTCCTCACGCAGAACTACAAGCACGCCTACGACCTCATCCAGAAGTTCGGGGATCTGGAGGTGACGGTGGACTTCCTGATGGAAGTCGACAAGCTGGTGCAGCTCATCGAAAGCCCCATTTTCACCTACCTGCGCCTGCAGCTCCTGGACGTGGAGAACAACCCGTACCTGATAAAGGCGCTGTACGgcctgctgatgctgctgccgCAGAGCCAGGCCTTCCAGCTGCTCTCACACCGCCTGCGCTGCGTCCCCAACCCAGAGCTCATGAGGACTGTGGACGAGTCCAAGTACATGGACTCGAAAGGGCAAGCGGCGTCCAAACGTGCCTCTCACGCTCTGATGGATTACGACGAGCTGCTGCAGCATTTTGACCGCGTTCAGAGCAAACACCTGGAGGTGCGACACCAACGCTCCGGACGGGCCTCTGATCACCCCGACAGGaagctgatgtgatgttattgTGCCatcgtgacctctgacccttgaggacagagagaggagggaaaaaggacaagaacta from Sebastes fasciatus isolate fSebFas1 chromosome 13, fSebFas1.pri, whole genome shotgun sequence encodes the following:
- the vac14 gene encoding protein VAC14 homolog, which codes for MNTEKDFSPLTPNIVRALNDKLYEKRKVAALEIEKLVREFVAQNNSTQIRHVIQILASEFALSQHPHSRKGGLIGLAACSIALGKDSGLYLKELIEPVLTCFNDSDSRLRYYACEALYNIVKVARGAVLPHFNLLFDGLSKLAADPDPNVKSGSELLDRLLKDIVTESNKFDLVAFVPLLRERIYSNNQYARQFIISWIHVLESVPDINLLDYLPEILDGLFQILGDNSKEIRRTCEVVLGEFLKEIKKTPSSVKFAEMANILVIHCQVADEAKLTNDLIQLTAMTWMREFIQLAGRVVLPYSSGILTAVLPCLSYDDRKKNTKEAASACNHSLMKLVTPEDDEDEEAKNGSAGSPSREDGQPKTEADGNDMLNASQESVGFSNISFFTPASADRPQVTLDLDGIVQVLDRHLHDSSTGMMTRIAVLKWLYHLYIKTPRKMFRHTDSLFPMLLKTLSDESDEVILKDLEVLAEIASSPAGQTDQVGSCDSTDNKLELKVPESAKTGQQPKAADSSPSTPSMNSYFYKFMINLLKRFSLERKLLENRGAFIIRQLCLLLHAENIFHSMADILLKEEDLKFASTMVQTLNTILLTSAELFQLRNQLKDLRTPESCALFCCLYRSWCHNPVATVSLCFLTQNYKHAYDLIQKFGDLEVTVDFLMEVDKLVQLIESPIFTYLRLQLLDVENNPYLIKALYGLLMLLPQSQAFQLLSHRLRCVPNPELMRTVDESKYMDSKGQAASKRASHALMDYDELLQHFDRVQSKHLEVRHQRSGRASDHPDRKLM